A DNA window from Stenotrophomonas sp. 57 contains the following coding sequences:
- a CDS encoding DEAD/DEAH box helicase family protein, with amino-acid sequence MTTPKSLIINTPFEAPRWHWIDHQGGLKLTEGRRPAGYEIFDTRHNTRRTERLDLVERIRERVGEWRASAYPGVTTVTRSLLEHWHNASARQHPFYFCQLEAIETLIWWIEAPADFKQGIYVPGDGGPWQRLCNKMATGTGKTTVMAMLITWQVLNALAYPKRNKDFSRAIFLVAPGLTVRERLQVLYPGHPDNYYDLFGLCPNEAMRSKLNQAEVLVENWHTLMPLKQQDRSVVRKGPESDKAFVRRVLGKLAQHKDIVVINDEAHHAYRQSPDDKRSRDVKRRAEEMGLDQEEATRWIEGLDRIHKELRIQCCFDLSATPFAPTGRSNTEGGLFEWIISDFGLNDAIEAGLVKTPRVVVRDGVVPDTQTLKPKLYHLYRDPAVQEDLGRRGAQAHEPLPPLVQQAYTLLGADWRRTAEAWAEAGHTSPPVMLTVCNVTSTAARVERFFTEGDVHWPEMRDANRTLRVDSRVLEKAEIGEKAGADKDYEERLRAIVEAAAIPSDRKSELLQLRKEELLREIVDNVGKRGTAGQDLQNVISVAMLSEGWDAKNITHIMGLRAFTSQLLCEQVIGRGLRRVGYDTEPVVCPDGVERQLFVPEFVNVFGVPLSVFQDLSGEGEAPPPPKQSTQIESLPERNSLEIRWPNVVRVDAIVRPGLTLDWQAMEPLRLDPAATPLAAEMAPALGGANAWDQIQAIDLELLPDEFRLQRLVFQAARQAYGQMQDQYTGTPEYLAFQLIHLIDEFLASDKLVVPSLFHQEPLRKRILVSLNINAVVQHLLRYLLQQNQERIEPVFDEEFPVGSTRYMRTWYTTKTCQPAQKSQISHVVADGAWEAHAANLLESSPLVQAYAKNDHLGFQVYYMWNGAKRRYIPDFLVRLANGKTLVLEIKGVDDDQNRAKRSALDAWVKGVNQKGGFGTWAWDVAFEPHQIQDILAAHG; translated from the coding sequence ATGACGACTCCCAAATCCCTGATCATCAACACGCCTTTTGAGGCGCCTCGCTGGCACTGGATAGACCACCAAGGTGGCCTGAAGCTGACCGAGGGACGCCGTCCAGCTGGCTACGAGATCTTCGACACCCGCCATAACACACGCCGCACCGAGCGCCTCGACCTGGTGGAGCGCATCCGTGAACGCGTCGGCGAATGGCGTGCCTCGGCCTACCCGGGCGTAACCACCGTTACCCGCAGCCTGCTTGAACACTGGCACAACGCCAGCGCTCGCCAGCATCCGTTCTACTTTTGCCAGCTGGAAGCCATCGAGACACTGATCTGGTGGATCGAAGCGCCGGCCGATTTCAAGCAAGGCATCTACGTGCCGGGCGATGGCGGACCATGGCAGCGGCTCTGCAACAAGATGGCAACGGGCACCGGCAAGACGACGGTGATGGCTATGCTCATCACTTGGCAGGTGTTGAACGCACTGGCTTACCCGAAGCGCAACAAGGATTTCTCCCGCGCCATCTTCCTGGTTGCCCCCGGCCTGACGGTGCGCGAGCGCCTGCAGGTGCTCTATCCGGGGCACCCGGACAACTACTACGACCTGTTCGGCCTGTGCCCGAATGAGGCAATGCGCAGCAAGTTGAATCAGGCCGAGGTGCTGGTAGAAAACTGGCACACGCTGATGCCGCTAAAGCAGCAGGATCGGTCGGTGGTCAGGAAGGGACCGGAGAGTGACAAGGCATTCGTCCGCCGAGTGCTCGGGAAGCTGGCGCAGCATAAGGACATCGTTGTAATCAACGACGAAGCCCACCACGCTTATCGGCAGTCCCCCGATGACAAGCGCAGCCGCGACGTGAAGCGCCGGGCTGAGGAAATGGGCCTGGACCAGGAAGAGGCTACCCGCTGGATTGAAGGCCTGGACCGCATACACAAGGAACTGCGCATACAGTGTTGCTTCGACCTGTCCGCCACCCCGTTCGCCCCGACCGGGCGCAGCAACACAGAAGGCGGCCTGTTCGAGTGGATCATCTCCGACTTCGGCTTGAACGATGCCATCGAGGCGGGCCTGGTCAAGACCCCGCGGGTGGTCGTGCGCGACGGCGTAGTGCCGGATACGCAGACACTCAAACCCAAACTCTATCACCTGTACCGCGACCCGGCTGTCCAGGAAGACCTTGGCCGCCGCGGGGCACAGGCCCATGAACCGCTGCCGCCACTGGTGCAGCAGGCCTACACCCTGCTCGGCGCAGATTGGCGCAGGACTGCCGAGGCATGGGCAGAAGCCGGCCACACCTCGCCTCCGGTGATGCTGACGGTATGCAACGTGACCTCCACCGCTGCGCGCGTGGAGCGATTCTTCACCGAGGGTGACGTGCATTGGCCTGAGATGCGCGACGCCAACCGCACGCTCCGGGTTGACTCCCGCGTGTTGGAGAAAGCCGAGATCGGCGAGAAGGCGGGCGCCGACAAGGACTACGAGGAGCGGCTGCGGGCGATTGTCGAGGCCGCTGCCATCCCATCCGACCGAAAGAGCGAGCTGCTGCAACTGCGGAAGGAAGAACTGCTGCGCGAGATCGTCGACAACGTCGGCAAGCGTGGGACAGCCGGCCAGGACCTGCAGAACGTCATTTCCGTTGCGATGCTCTCCGAGGGCTGGGACGCCAAGAACATCACCCACATCATGGGCCTGCGCGCCTTCACCAGCCAGCTGCTGTGTGAGCAGGTAATCGGCCGCGGGCTGCGTCGCGTCGGCTACGACACGGAGCCTGTGGTCTGTCCCGACGGTGTCGAGCGGCAGTTGTTCGTCCCGGAGTTCGTCAACGTCTTCGGCGTGCCGCTGTCGGTATTCCAGGACCTGAGTGGCGAGGGAGAGGCGCCGCCGCCGCCCAAGCAGAGCACCCAGATCGAATCCCTGCCGGAACGGAACAGCCTGGAGATCCGGTGGCCAAACGTGGTGCGCGTGGATGCCATCGTGCGGCCGGGCCTGACTCTCGACTGGCAGGCGATGGAGCCTTTGCGCCTAGACCCTGCAGCCACGCCGCTGGCGGCAGAGATGGCACCGGCACTGGGTGGCGCCAATGCGTGGGACCAGATACAGGCCATCGACCTGGAGTTGCTGCCCGACGAGTTCCGCCTGCAACGGCTGGTGTTCCAGGCCGCGCGCCAAGCGTATGGGCAGATGCAGGACCAATACACCGGCACGCCGGAGTACCTGGCGTTCCAGTTGATCCACCTGATCGATGAGTTCCTCGCATCCGACAAGCTGGTGGTGCCCTCGCTGTTCCACCAGGAGCCGCTGCGCAAGCGCATCCTGGTATCCCTGAACATCAACGCGGTGGTCCAGCACCTGCTGCGATACCTGTTGCAGCAGAACCAAGAGCGCATCGAGCCGGTGTTCGACGAGGAGTTCCCGGTCGGTTCAACGCGATACATGCGCACCTGGTACACCACCAAGACATGCCAGCCAGCGCAGAAGTCGCAAATCAGCCACGTGGTGGCTGACGGCGCTTGGGAAGCCCATGCAGCCAACCTGCTGGAAAGCAGCCCGTTGGTGCAGGCCTACGCAAAGAACGACCACTTGGGCTTCCAGGTCTACTACATGTGGAACGGGGCCAAGCGCCGCTATATCCCCGACTTCCTGGTCCGCCTCGCTAACGGCAAGACACTGGTGTTGGAGATCAAGGGCGTCGACGACGACCAGAACCGCGCCAAGCGCTCGGCACTGGACGCATGGGTAAAGGGCGTGAACCAGAAGGGGGGCTTTGGCACCTGGGCGTGGGACGTGGCCTTCGAGCCCCACCAGATCCAGGACATCCTGGCAGCCCATGGTTGA
- a CDS encoding recombinase family protein produces MRVSTARQGRSGLGLEAQQATIADFVRQRGAEVIQAFTEVESGKRADRPELARALHLAKVTGATLLIAKLDRLSRNAAFLLTLRDSGVRFIAADMPDANELTVGIMALVAQQEREAISKRTKEALQAAKARGRKLGNPNGAVALQRAQRGNGDAVAALRGKADHHANQLRPVVDALAAEGVSSLGGIAKALNERGMLTPRGGTWHKSSVRNLLDRLSVQ; encoded by the coding sequence ATGCGAGTCTCCACCGCCCGTCAAGGGCGCAGCGGGCTCGGCCTGGAAGCTCAGCAGGCCACCATTGCCGACTTTGTCCGGCAGCGGGGAGCCGAGGTCATCCAAGCCTTCACCGAGGTGGAGAGTGGCAAGAGGGCGGATCGCCCGGAGCTAGCCCGTGCGTTGCACTTGGCGAAGGTGACCGGCGCAACGCTGCTGATTGCCAAGCTGGACCGATTGTCCCGGAACGCGGCCTTCCTGCTCACGCTGCGGGACAGCGGAGTTCGATTCATCGCGGCGGACATGCCCGACGCCAACGAGCTGACCGTCGGCATCATGGCCTTGGTCGCCCAGCAGGAACGCGAGGCGATTTCCAAGCGCACCAAGGAAGCCCTGCAGGCCGCAAAGGCGCGCGGCAGGAAGCTGGGGAATCCCAACGGGGCGGTTGCCCTGCAGCGTGCCCAGAGGGGCAATGGCGACGCCGTGGCGGCCCTCCGCGGCAAGGCGGATCACCATGCAAACCAGCTGCGCCCGGTGGTGGACGCGCTGGCAGCAGAGGGGGTTTCCTCGCTGGGAGGCATAGCAAAAGCCCTGAACGAGAGAGGCATGCTCACGCCACGTGGTGGCACGTGGCACAAGTCATCGGTCCGCAACCTGCTGGACCGCCTCTCCGTCCAGTAA
- the rpsI gene encoding 30S ribosomal protein S9, with translation MAITQNYGTGRRKSSTARVFLRKGSGNITVNGRPLDEFFGRETARMIVRQPLELTKNTESFDILVTAAGGGTTGQAGAIRLGIARALVEYDETLKSELRKAGFMTRDAREVERKKVGLHKARRATQFSKR, from the coding sequence ATGGCTATCACTCAAAACTACGGCACTGGCCGCCGCAAGTCCTCCACCGCTCGCGTGTTCCTGCGCAAGGGTTCGGGCAACATCACCGTCAATGGCCGTCCGCTGGACGAGTTCTTCGGTCGTGAGACCGCGCGCATGATCGTGCGCCAGCCGCTCGAGCTGACCAAGAACACCGAAAGCTTCGACATCCTGGTCACCGCCGCTGGCGGCGGCACCACCGGCCAGGCCGGTGCGATCCGCCTGGGCATCGCTCGTGCTCTGGTCGAGTACGACGAAACCCTGAAGTCCGAGCTGCGCAAGGCCGGCTTCATGACCCGTGACGCCCGTGAAGTCGAGCGTAAGAAGGTCGGTCTTCACAAGGCCCGCCGCGCCACCCAGTTCTCCAAGCGCTGA